A stretch of DNA from Cryptomeria japonica chromosome 4, Sugi_1.0, whole genome shotgun sequence:
GAAGATCTACTCAGAGCGTGTGAGCCTTTACTCGAGCCAATGTGAGTTGATAGATTCCCAATGCTGCCTTTGCCGTCGTCAGTTGGCTCCGTCCGGGTAATAATTAGAGGGTAATCATTTCCGATGTCTGTACTTTCATCATGAATCCATCCCATGTGGTAGTGGTGACTCAGCCTGCCCTTGATACGTGATCGTCTAGGGTGGAAATTAGCGGGATCTCCATGCCAATTTAAAAAATACAAGAAGGTTTCCTTCCTCATTGAGCGGAGGGGGTTGTCCTTTCCTTGGAAAAGgtcttttccttttccaagatttccttaaTGGTGATTGGTAGCAGATTGGAGTCCCTCCAGCATCGTAAGCCATTCTGTAGTCTTCCTTCCACCGCCATGGAATCGATGGCTTTGTTTCCTTCTCTGAATATGTGGCATAtagtgaagtcctccattttgaccaGAAAGCACCTGATGTCCCTCAG
This window harbors:
- the LOC131074704 gene encoding uncharacterized protein LOC131074704, whose amino-acid sequence is MVATYAGNLRDNTVTQAKGMALLLGLKMANSIGIKHLEIEGDSQIIIDSIKENTLAGWRVEPILRDIRCFLVKMEDFTICHIFREGNKAIDSMAVEGRLQNGLRCWRDSNLLPITIKEILEKEKTFSKERTTPSAQ